A single window of Oncorhynchus clarkii lewisi isolate Uvic-CL-2024 chromosome 10, UVic_Ocla_1.0, whole genome shotgun sequence DNA harbors:
- the LOC139418811 gene encoding SLAM family member 9-like isoform X3 codes for MLFSQRKKLKVTLLNLFVLCSAQHSAQPETRQVNGIVGTFFYFPERVLNSGSLLYGDLGNIAQVHPGKQSNTNLEKRFKNRLHWNNVTGVFTLSDLQIDDSGVYTVENTDEGKTKHTFQLTVYYVLSKPQVTVHDNISCSVVCSVENGREVTLSWYKGGEILNQTSSPDHNITLSIPLKVDEQNRDSYRCEATNPVSKETAVVPHSCIESDPSKVTGLVGLATYLKKRRNGHSHADSPERKQDDVQYAEITHIKPAENQEERTGIQGPESLRDNPNVTVYYTLQLHHMPASEDVDTA; via the exons TACTCTGCTCAGCCCAGCATTCAGCCCAACCTGAGACTCGGCAGGTGAATGGCATCGTGGGAACGTTTTTCTATTTTCCAGAAAGGGTGTTGAACTCTGGCAGTTTACTTTATGGAGACCTTGGCAATATTGCACAGGTGCACCCTGGTAAACAAAGTAATACAAACCTTGAGAAGAGATTTAAAAACCGCCTTCACTGGAACAATGTTACTGGAGTCTTCACTTTGTCAGACCTACAAATAGATGATTCTGGGGTTTATACTGTGGAGAATACAGATGAAGGGAAGACAAAACATACATTTCAGCTGACTGtgtact ATGTTCTGTCCAAACCTCAGGTGACGGTCCATGATAACATCTCCTGTAGCGTGGTGTGTTCTGTGGAGAACGGGAGAGAGGTGACCCTGTCCTGGTACAAAGGAGGGGAGATACTCAACCAGACCAGCAGCCCTGACCACAACATCACCCTCTCTATACCTCTGAAAGTGGATGAACAGAACAGAGACTCTTACAGATGTGAGGCTACCAACCCAGTCAGCAAGGAGACAGCTGTTGTTCCACATTCCTGTATAGAGAGTGATCCCTCTAAGGTGACAG GACTTGTTGGTCTTGCAACGTATCTGAAGAAGAGGAGAAACGGACACTCACATGCAG ATTCACCTGAAAGAAAACAAGATGACGTTCAGTATGCAGAGATAACTCACATTAAACCAGCAGAAAACCAG gAGGAGCGAACAGGTATACAAGGACCGGAGTCACTTAGAGACAACCCTAACGTGACAGTTTATTATACACTCCAGTTACATCACATGCCTGCCAGCGAGGATGTTGACACTGCATGA
- the LOC139418811 gene encoding SLAM family member 9-like isoform X1, with protein sequence MLFSQRKKLKVTLLNLFVLCSAQHSAQPETRQVNGIVGTFFYFPERVLNSGSLLYGDLGNIAQVHPGKQSNTNLEKRFKNRLHWNNVTGVFTLSDLQIDDSGVYTVENTDEGKTKHTFQLTVYYVLSKPQVTVHDNISCSVVCSVENGREVTLSWYKGGEILNQTSSPDHNITLSIPLKVDEQNRDSYRCEATNPVSKETAVVPHSCIESDPSKVTDGDERTRDCLIIAVICVLVASGLVGLATYLKKRRNGHSHADSPERKQDDVQYAEITHIKPAENQEERTGIQGPESLRDNPNVTVYYTLQLHHMPASEDVDTA encoded by the exons TACTCTGCTCAGCCCAGCATTCAGCCCAACCTGAGACTCGGCAGGTGAATGGCATCGTGGGAACGTTTTTCTATTTTCCAGAAAGGGTGTTGAACTCTGGCAGTTTACTTTATGGAGACCTTGGCAATATTGCACAGGTGCACCCTGGTAAACAAAGTAATACAAACCTTGAGAAGAGATTTAAAAACCGCCTTCACTGGAACAATGTTACTGGAGTCTTCACTTTGTCAGACCTACAAATAGATGATTCTGGGGTTTATACTGTGGAGAATACAGATGAAGGGAAGACAAAACATACATTTCAGCTGACTGtgtact ATGTTCTGTCCAAACCTCAGGTGACGGTCCATGATAACATCTCCTGTAGCGTGGTGTGTTCTGTGGAGAACGGGAGAGAGGTGACCCTGTCCTGGTACAAAGGAGGGGAGATACTCAACCAGACCAGCAGCCCTGACCACAACATCACCCTCTCTATACCTCTGAAAGTGGATGAACAGAACAGAGACTCTTACAGATGTGAGGCTACCAACCCAGTCAGCAAGGAGACAGCTGTTGTTCCACATTCCTGTATAGAGAGTGATCCCTCTAAGGTGACAG ATGGTGATGAGAGGACTCGAGATTGTCTTATTATTGCTGTAATCTGTGTTCTGGTTGCCTCAGGACTTGTTGGTCTTGCAACGTATCTGAAGAAGAGGAGAAACGGACACTCACATGCAG ATTCACCTGAAAGAAAACAAGATGACGTTCAGTATGCAGAGATAACTCACATTAAACCAGCAGAAAACCAG gAGGAGCGAACAGGTATACAAGGACCGGAGTCACTTAGAGACAACCCTAACGTGACAGTTTATTATACACTCCAGTTACATCACATGCCTGCCAGCGAGGATGTTGACACTGCATGA
- the LOC139418811 gene encoding SLAM family member 9-like isoform X2: MTTLQYLGISVRFIIVLCSAQHSAQPETRQVNGIVGTFFYFPERVLNSGSLLYGDLGNIAQVHPGKQSNTNLEKRFKNRLHWNNVTGVFTLSDLQIDDSGVYTVENTDEGKTKHTFQLTVYYVLSKPQVTVHDNISCSVVCSVENGREVTLSWYKGGEILNQTSSPDHNITLSIPLKVDEQNRDSYRCEATNPVSKETAVVPHSCIESDPSKVTDGDERTRDCLIIAVICVLVASGLVGLATYLKKRRNGHSHADSPERKQDDVQYAEITHIKPAENQEERTGIQGPESLRDNPNVTVYYTLQLHHMPASEDVDTA, from the exons TACTCTGCTCAGCCCAGCATTCAGCCCAACCTGAGACTCGGCAGGTGAATGGCATCGTGGGAACGTTTTTCTATTTTCCAGAAAGGGTGTTGAACTCTGGCAGTTTACTTTATGGAGACCTTGGCAATATTGCACAGGTGCACCCTGGTAAACAAAGTAATACAAACCTTGAGAAGAGATTTAAAAACCGCCTTCACTGGAACAATGTTACTGGAGTCTTCACTTTGTCAGACCTACAAATAGATGATTCTGGGGTTTATACTGTGGAGAATACAGATGAAGGGAAGACAAAACATACATTTCAGCTGACTGtgtact ATGTTCTGTCCAAACCTCAGGTGACGGTCCATGATAACATCTCCTGTAGCGTGGTGTGTTCTGTGGAGAACGGGAGAGAGGTGACCCTGTCCTGGTACAAAGGAGGGGAGATACTCAACCAGACCAGCAGCCCTGACCACAACATCACCCTCTCTATACCTCTGAAAGTGGATGAACAGAACAGAGACTCTTACAGATGTGAGGCTACCAACCCAGTCAGCAAGGAGACAGCTGTTGTTCCACATTCCTGTATAGAGAGTGATCCCTCTAAGGTGACAG ATGGTGATGAGAGGACTCGAGATTGTCTTATTATTGCTGTAATCTGTGTTCTGGTTGCCTCAGGACTTGTTGGTCTTGCAACGTATCTGAAGAAGAGGAGAAACGGACACTCACATGCAG ATTCACCTGAAAGAAAACAAGATGACGTTCAGTATGCAGAGATAACTCACATTAAACCAGCAGAAAACCAG gAGGAGCGAACAGGTATACAAGGACCGGAGTCACTTAGAGACAACCCTAACGTGACAGTTTATTATACACTCCAGTTACATCACATGCCTGCCAGCGAGGATGTTGACACTGCATGA